ACCAAAGCCAAAAGCAATCACCGTGCATGATCTAAGAGTAGAAAATAAGAATATAAAGTTTTCCCAAGGCGAACCTAAAGCATCTCCCTGAGATACTGCCCATATTTAACCAAGGCATATACTGCATCAACGCCATCTTCGACGGTTTCAAAAACCGGCACCCCAGTTTTTTCTATCCTCCTCGCCATTTTCTCCGGGAACTCACCACCGGGAGCTACGAAAACTATCGGCTTTCCATACTTCTGCATTTCGCCAACTTTTTCCACGATACCTTCATCCAAAGCCGGGCTCTGGAAGAGTGCTATTACAGCGAGAACGTCAACGTTCTCATCCTCCAAAGCATAGCGCATGGCAATTTCATATCTGCTGGAGGGAGCGTCCCCAATTATGTCAATGGGATTCTTGTAGCTCATATGCTCGGGCAGTTTCCCTTCCTCTATTGCCCTCGCGAATTTTTCTTTGGTTTCCTCACTAAGCTCAGCCATTTTTAATCCTGCCTCAAGAATCCCATCGCTCATCATCACCCCAGCTCCGCCACCGTTTGTAACTATTGCAATCCTATCCCCCTTTGCAGGCTTCTGCATTGCCAGTGCCTTTGCATAGTTAAACAGTTGCCTCATGCTTTTCGCTTCTAAAACGCCAGTCTGTTCAAAAGCCGCTTTGTAGATCGCATAGCTTCCCGCCAGACTCCCGGTATGGGATGCTGCGGCTTTGGCTCCGGCTTCAGTTCTCCCGCTCTTAAGAATCACAACGGGCTTCTTTTTTGTTGTATCTCTAGCAGCTTTTAGGAACTTCCGGCCATCCTTAACTCCCTCAAGATATGCCGTGATGACCTTAGTTGCTTTGTCATCCTTCAAATACTCCATGAAGTCGCTCTCATCAAGATCGGCCATGTTTCCGAGGCTTATGAATTTACTCATTCCCACCTCATGTCTCGCAGCCCAGTCGAGAATTGCTGCACCGAAGGCACCGCTCTGGCTCATAAACGCTATTCCACCAAATTCTGGCCTAGCCTGCCTTTCCGGAGGATTAAAGGTACAATCAAAGCCATTTTCAATGTTTGTAATTCCCAAACAGTTTGGCCCAACAACCCTTATGCCCCATTTTCTTGCCACTTCAACGAGCTTCTCCTCAAGTTCTACATTTCCAGCTTCTTTAAAGCCCGCACTTATCACTACCGCTCCCTTTACTCCCTTTTGACCGCATTCCTCAAGCACCTGAGGCACGAACCTTCCAGGGATTGCTATAACAGCTACATCGACTTCTTCAGGTATCTCCAAAACGCTCCTATACGCTTTAATTCCCATCACTTCACTTTCCTTAACGTTTACTGGATAGATCTTGCCCTTAAAACCGGATTTTATGAGGCTTTTCATTATAGCATTTCCGATTTTTCCTTCTTTGTTTGAAGCACCTATTACAGCAACACTCCTTGGGTAGAACAGGAAGTCCAGATTCATACCGTTCCCCCCACAATAATGATCATGCTTGTCGTTCGATGTGGGGATTTTACATTTATAAAATTTTCCGGGTTTAGGGAAAAGGTTATATGCCGGAACGCTTAAATTCTTGTTAGAACGTTAAAATTGGTGGGGGCAATGAAAAAGAAGGTTAAACTAATCACGGATCCAGAGGTAATAAAGTTAATGCTGGAAGATACGAGGAGGCAGATATTGAAATTGCTCAGAAGCAAGGAGATGACGATTTCCCAGCTTAGTGAAATTCTCGGCAAAACACCACAGACAATCTATCACCACATCGAAAAGCTAAAGGAAGCCGGCTTAGTGGAGGTAAAAAGAACCGAAATGAAAGGAAATCTGGTGGAAAAATACTACGGAAGGACTGCGGATGTATTTTACATAAATCTCTACCTTGGAGACGAGGAGCTTAGATATCTGGCCAGATCACGGTTAAAGACAAAGCTTGATGTTTTCAAAGCCCTCGGGTATGAGTTCGATGAGGAGGAACTCTTAAACATAATGGACAGACTTTTAGAGAAGGAGCACTCGTACACGGCGAAAATTTCTGCAGAAATAGAGGAAAAGGAAGAGGCCCTCAAGGAATTTTCAAATGAAGATATAATCCATGCGATTGATTGGCTTACCATGGCAGAGCTTGGAAGGGATGAAGAAGCGATAGAGCTCTTGAGAAAGCTTGGAGAAATACTTAAAAAGGAGTAAGTTCAAATGGAAACGGGATAGAAAATGGCAAAAGGCATTAGACTTCTCGTGTTAGACGTGCTTAAACCTCACCAGCCCATGGTTACTGAGCTGGCTTTGGGGTTGAGTGAGCTGAGGGGGGTAGAGGGGGTTAATATTACCCTCGTGGAGATAGATAAAGAAACGGAAAACGTAAAGATAACAATCGTCGGAGATAATTTGAACTATGAAGAGATTGTAAGAACTATAGAAGAGTTTGGTGGAGTTGTGCACAGCATTGATATGGTTGCTGCGGGAAAGAAGATTATTGAGGAAAGCGAGACCCCTCAAGATAGGCTGGAGGAATACTGAGTGAGGGAAGTTTTAATTATTACCGAGCCTGAAAGAATTAAAGTGCTATCCGACCAGACGCGCTTCCAGATAGTCAGCTTACTCAGGGAAAGACCTATGAGCGTTGGCGAACTCGCGGAACTCCTTAGAAAGGACCGTTCCACAATACACCGCCACATAAAAGCTCTTGAAGAGGCAGGATTCGTGGAGGAGATCGGAAGGGACGGCGTCGAGCGTTTCTACTCGAGAACAGCGAGGCTCTTCCTCCTCAAGCCCTTCGGGGAAGAAGAGGATATAGTGGCATTCAGGATGCGCTACCTTCAAGTGGAGGCCGAGCGCATCTACAACCTCCTCAAAAAGGCCGGCTTTGACATTAAAGACAGGGAAGAGTTCATAGAGCTCACGAGAGAAGTCCTGGGAGACATGGAGGACCTGGCCAGAGAACCTTTGAAAAGACTCGAAAACGTTGAGCTTACGGAGATTGAGCTTTTCCACGTCCTCAACATGCTCGTGTTTCTCGAGTCCTGCGAACTCTGCGAGAAGGCCAAGAGGGCAAGGGAGCTCCTCGGCATCGGGGAGCTTAAGTAAAATTTTTTGCTTACCATTTTACATCTTAGCCATATCCTCAATGTCTCCTTTCCACATCTTTGCATTATCCGATCCATCTGTCACACTCCGTTGATTAATATCCACTATTTTGCATCCATGACCACAAATGGAAAGGTTTAAATATTCACCTGTAGTGATATATTTTTTTGACAATGATGTTTGGGGTGTGTAAAATGGGGGCAAAGATTAGAACCACTGCCATTTTCGTGGCTCTCGTGCTCTTCATGGGGGTCTTTGCGGTTCCTGCAAGGGCAGAAACCCTCGAGAACGGCGGGGTTATAATGCAAGCCTTCTACTGGGACGTTCCGGCTGGAGGAATATGGTGGGACACCATAAGGAGCAAGATACCTGAGTGGCATGATGCAGGGATATCAGCCATATGGATTCCTCCAGCGAGCAAGGGAATGAGCGGTGGCTATTCCATGGGCTACGACCCCTACGACTTCTTTGACCTTGGCGAATACTACCAGCAGGGGACCGTGGAGACACGCTTCGGCTCGAAGGAAGAACTGGTGAGAATGATAAACACCGCCCACTCCTACGGCATGAAGGTAATAGCTGATATAGTGATAAATCACCGCGCGGGCGGAGACCTTGAGTGGAACCCCTTCGTTGGAGGCTACACGTGGACGGACTTCTCGAAGGTTGCTTCTGGTAAATACACCGCCAACTACCTCGATTTCCACCCCAACGAGGTCAAGTGCTGCGATGAGGGCACCTTTGGAGGCTTCCCTGACATAGCCCACGAGAAGAGATGGGATCAGTACTGGCTCTGGGCAAGCAGCGAAAGCTACGCCTCCTACCTCAGAAGCATAGGAGTTGACGCGTGGCGCTTCGACTATGTTAAAGGCTACGGAGCATGGGTTGTCAAGGACTGGCTGAACTGGTGGGGCGGCTGGGCCGTTGGAGAATACTGGGACACGAACGTTAATGCACTCCTAAACTGGGCCTACGCGAGCGGTGCCAAGGTCTTCGACTTCCCGCTTTACTACAAGATGGACGAGGCCTTCGACAATAAGAATATCCCGGCTCTCGTCTACGCCCTTCAGAATGGCGGGACTGTTGTCTCCCGCGACCCCTTCAAGGCCGTAACCTTCGTGGCAAACCACGACACGGACATAATCTGGAACAAATATCCCGCTTATGCTTTCATACTCACCTACGAAGGCCAGCCGGTCATATTCTACCGCGACTACGAGGAGTGGCTCAACAAGGACAGGCTTAAGAACCTCATCTGGATACACGATCACCTCGCTGGGGGAAGCACGAGTATAGTCTATTACGACAGTGACGAGCTTATATTCGTGAGAAACGGTTACGGGAGCAAGCCCGGCCTTATAACTTACATTAACCTCGGCTCAAGCAAAGCCGGAAGGTGGGTGTACGTGCCAAAGTTCTCGGGCTCATGCATACACGAATACACCGGCAACCTCGGCGGCTGGGTGGACAAATACGTCTACTCAAGCGGCTGGGTTTATCTCGAGGCTCCCGCCCACGACCCAACCAATGGCCACTACGGCTACTCCGTCTGGAGCTACTGTGGGGTGGGCTGAACCCCGTCCCCACTCATTTCCCATTATTCTTCCCGTTTCTCCAGGCCAAGCGTTTTTTCAGCCCCCAACGCCAGTCCAACCCTGAACAGCAGGAGCGTCCATAGGAACGAAATTACCGCTGTGGAGTACGGGTAAAATCTGAAAACCCATACAAAAATATTCGACGCCGGAACTACAGCCGAGTAAACGAACCCTACTCTGCCCTCCCTCGCGCAGTACTCTGAATCTCTGTAGGCAGAGCATATGAGCCATTCCAAAGTTGAAAAAGCCAACCAGAAGAAACCGGTGATAAGAAGGGCCACAGGATGAAACCCATGGCTTCCGAAGTAACCTCCCCAGAGTGCCAAGACCAGCTCGGCAATCCACCAGCGTAAAAATAAAATGGGAGAAACCTCAGCCCCGTAAAGCCTCATTATCACCACCCCACAATGTCAGACACACTCCGCTCTTACACGGTGGAAACGGTGGGTAGTAGTGCTTATAAGGATATACACTGTAAGAGAGCTTTACCAGTGGGTTGGTATATTTAGGTTCTCTCCATGCACCAATGCCCCATCCAAGGCTTTCGAGTGCATCATGGAAAAGTTTGCTGATGCCCCAACTCACCGTTCCAGAAAGTACTCCCCAAACTATGCCCGGAGGAGTATGGATCACTACACTAACCGCTATACTCACGCCCAAGGAAATCAATCCCCACTGGTTCCAAGTATGGAGGTAAAACATTGGCATGTTGAACTCTGAACCCAACCACCTATCATTGGGCTGCACTCCCACGTAGACTATCCCGTACCCAATGTCATCATCTACATCAACACGAATGACTTTGTAGTGAATTTTAACTTTTTCTACGTGACCGTCAGGGAATCTAAAGTCCACCCACTTTTCCTGCCACTCCGCAGGTTTTATTTCAATGTCTGTTTTTGGGTTGTAGTAGAACTCATTGACTTTCACGTAAACCCAAGGGTCACTTTTAAATATGGGCTCAGTTGTACCATCCTGATACTCAATTATCCAGGGTATCGCAATCCTTATCGGATCCTTAGTGCCATCACCTGCCTCTGTATATCCCCTCCAGCTCCAGACGAATGCCAACCAGATTCTGCCACCGTAGACGTACGAATCGTATTTTGAGAAGTATATGCTCAGCTGATCTTTATCCCCAAAGTTCTGGGGAGTTATTGGGACTGAGTTGTCATTTGAAATTGGCGCCGCCATCGCACTCCCGGCTGTCACTCCAACCATCAGCAGTCCCAAGAGGACTGCCATTAATGGTTTCCACTTCAAGTTGTTCATCCTCAATAGTTTTCACCTGAGTATTAAGGCTGAGCCTTTAAAAATTTTTTTCTTTAATAGTAAATTACAAACTAATGAAAAAATATTTTAACAGTTAAAACACAACCTAATTTGACGAAAAGAAGTTGAGTAAAAGAGATTTATCCAAATCTCAAGAAGGCATCGAGAAATCCAAAATTAGAACTCTATCATCCAGTCACTTCTCCGGCCCGCACCATTCTTTATTTATTGTCACGACCTCGTCTGCTAGAGATGTCCCGTTGATGTTCCCCGGGTTGCGGAGTATCGTTACGTTGCCACTGACTATTCTAGCAAATATCCCCGGGTTCTGCCAAGCACTTCAACAGTATCGTTCACGCAGGTCGTCCCGTTGGAAGCTTCGAAGAGGAAGTAGACAATTGAGCCCCTCTCGATTTCGTGGCCAAGGTAAGTGCCGTTGACGCAGGCGCTGAGGGTTATCCTTCTCTTGAGAGCGCCTTCAAGGAGTGGGGAGCAGTTTTCTTCACGAATCACAAAACGTCCGTCCTCAAAACTCGCCCTGCAGTAAAAGGTGTCCCCATCGCGAATCTCAGCCACCACGTAATCGGGAGAAACGTCAAAGTCCTCGGTGAAGTGAAAGTCCCGCCTACCATGCTCCGAATATCTGAATCTGAAGAGTGCAACATTGGTGACCTCGTTCGGATACTTCTTCAGCAACTCAATTCCCTCAAGCTCCGCGGGAGAAGCAAAGTGGACCTCCACGTTAATCCGGTATCTCTCCAAGGGAAGTAGTAAGACCCGCAACTATAATGACAACAGCAATGAAAAAGAGGAAAGCCTTTGAAAGGCGATCAGCTATGGAACCACCTCAGAACTCCTCAACCCACTTAATCGCTTGCGGTACCTTTTCGGCAACGTCCAAGGCCGTGAAGTTCTCTCCTCTCTCTTCCTTCACCATATCCCCAGCGAGGCCGTTGAGGAAGGCACCAACGGAAGCGGCCCTTAGCGGCGGGTTTCCAAGGGCAAGGAGGGCCCCAACTATTCCAGAAAGCACATCTCCGGTTCCTCCGGTGGTCATGCCCCTGTTTCCAGTTTTATTGTACTTCCAAACTTTTCCGTCGCTTATTATATCGTAAATCCCCTTGAGCAAGATAGTGCCACCCACTGCGTTGGCTTTTTCAATTACAAGCTTTGCTTTCTCCTCAAGGCTTCCTTCGGGCTTTTCTCCAAACAGTATCCTGAATTCACCGGCATGGGGAGTCAAGACAAACTTCTTGCCCTTCAGAACGTCCAAATCCCCGGCGACGGCCTTTAGAGCGTCGGCATCTATAACTACCGGTTTCTCACACCAGCGGAGGAACTCGACTACAAAATCCTTAGTCTCTGCTTTTTCCCCAATTCCCGGGCCTAAGATAACTGCATCAACACCATCAGCAATTGAAAGAACATCCTCAACGTCTTCCTTTGTGAAGTTTTTACCATCAAATGGGCGCAAAATTATGTTGGGATCGTTTATTCTTCTTGCTGAGTCTTCGGGCATCGCTAAATACACCAGGTCCACTATGTAGCTTGCCGCTTTCGCTGCCAAATATGGAGCCCCAAAATAATCTTCGCTTCCTCCAATTATGAGAAGCTTTCCGTTCTGCCCTTTGTGCTCGCCTTTCTTTTGTAAGGCAAACTTCGCATCGCCCGGCCCTACAAGATGATACAACTCTCTGGGGTATCCTATCTTTGCTACAACCCTTTCAAAGTCCCTATATTCTTCTTTGTCCCATTGAAAAGTTACTGCAAAGTCGCATTTAACGTGAACACCACTTGGATAACCGCTCGGCAGGTCAACGCTCACTATCTTTGCCCTCCCGGCGTATTCATTTATTTTCTCTATAGCAGAGCGTATCGGCTCCTTCGGCTCACCCTTTGTCCCCGCACCAAGGAGTGCATCCACTATAACGTCAAAGCCTTCAAGGCTTAGCTCCCTTATCTGGCTCGAATCATTGATAACTTTGATTGTGATAAAATCGAGCTTTTTTAGGATTTTCCAGTTCTGCTTTGCCTCTTCACTTCTGATTTTTGCCTCGTCCCCTATTAAGAAAAGCGTAACATTGTTTTCAAAGCTGAGATGCCTTGCCACGACAAAACCATCGCCACCATTGTTGCCCGTTCCAGAAAAGACCGCTATTTTTAAGCCCCTGCCAAACTTCTCCTCTATAGCCCTTGCAACGCCGGCACCGGCGTTCTCCATGAGCTGAAGTGGAGATATGCCGAGCCACTTGGCATTTATATCCCAGATGTAAACATCCTCAATGCGCATGAGTATCACCAATAGATGTTGGACAAAAAGAACAAAAAACTTATCCTAAAAAATTTCCCCAAGTTCCGTTATTGTTGCTATCCACAGCACATAGAGGACAACAAACAAGAGCAGATAGCTCAAGAAGAGCCTCAACCTTCTATTTCTTATTTTCTTAAGCCCAAAAATCTCAAAACCAGCATAGGAATGAACAAGGAGCAAAACGGTGAAGCCGTATCTTATGAGCCGATAGGAATGAAGCGTTGGGGCATTCTGGTATGAGACTAAGCCAAAAGTAAAGGTCGAGATGGTTCTAGGGCTCACAATCCCGTATCCAGTGATAACAAGGATCATGGAAAAAATAAAAAGCGGAACCGCCGTAAGTTCCACAATCTTGAATGCCCTCATGGCTTTTCACCGATGTATGCATCATCAGGATAGCCTTCACTCTCGTAAGTTCCCAAGAAGTTGTAATCAACCACCTCTATCTTAATCAAATACTTTATCCACTTGTACCCCCACATATCCGGCGCAACAAGCCTCGGCTCGATGGGTTTGTTGTTAAACTCATAGGCGATTATGAGCTCATCGTTTGTGAGGGCTTCTTCAAGGGTAAGATCGGTTGTGAACCCATCCTTTGCGTAGAATGCCACTTTTATTGCTCCGTCTTTTACTCCCGCTTGCTCTAAGATGTAAGACAGCTTAACTCCCTTCCACAACCCTTGTTTTCTGGCCTTTCCAGGATAGGCAACGCAATAAAGCTCGGAAAAAACCGCTGTTTGCGGCATCTCCTTAAGTTGTGAGAGGGTAATGTTCATGGGCCTTTCCACAAGCCCGGTGATTTCGATAACCCATTCATCTGCTTCCCGGGATGTGTTCTCTCCTCCCGTAAGAATTTCTTCATAACTGGAATCTGGAGAGTTTTTCTCTTCAGAAACTTGAGATGTCTCCATTTCAAGCCCAACTTTTGCTACTGTAAATACTGCCAAAACGACGAGAGAAACAGCTGCTACAATAAGTTTTCTTTCCACAATACCCACCATTTTCAAATGATTCTTTCAAAGTTATAATCTTAACTGGGCATTATTGGGAAATTAATGAGTTTTTGATAAATATCAAAAATTTTTAACGAGGTGAACCAAATAAGTTTCAACAGGATACCGAAATGTTATTACACAAACTGATGCCGTGAATATGGAGGATCGCCTCAAGGGTGGTGGGAACTGGGGTTAAACCGCCAAAGTTTTCAACGCCCTCTCGTAATCCTTCTCAGAGTATAACACCAGATAAACTTCCTCAACGCTTTTCGCTTCTCTTGAAAACCCCTTTACCGTCTCGACAAAGGTCTTCACAACCTCTTCAAAGGGACACCCGTAGATGCCAGCACTTATAGCCGGGAAGGCTATGCTCTTGACTTCCAACTCTTCCGCCTTCCTCAGCGCCCCGAGGATAGCTTTCTTGAGCTTTTCCTTCTTATCCTTCTCCCATCTACCACCACAGTAAGGCCCAACGGTGTGGATGATGTACTTTATGCCGTACTGCTCCATTTTCATTGCAGGGGTTACAACAACTTCCCCATGCTCAATCCAATCCCTTCCAATCTGCTCTTTCATGGCTTCTTTGCTTATTCTTATGTATTCTCTAACATCTCCAGTGGCTGCTTTTGCTATTGAGTAAGCAACCCCACCACCGTGTTCAAGATATTTGTTAGCGGCATTGACGATTGCCTCAGCCGGAAAGCGGGTTATGTCCCCTTGGGTAACTTTAAATGTGAGAGACCCAAAATTTAGTTCCATAATGCCCACCGCATAAAAATACGCACCAAAAAGATAAAAGGTTAGCGAAGCTCATCGACTATCTTCTGAACCTTATCCAAAACTTTTTCTTCATCAATGGTCAGAACTTCTCCGTCGAGCATTACTATTTCCCCGTTTATTATAGTTGTCTCAACATCGTTCCCGTTGGCCGAATAAACTACGTGGGAGAGCACGTTGGTTATTGGCCTCAGGTGGGGCTTGTTGAAGTCAAATATAACAATGTCGGCAAACATTCCCTCTTTTATAACTCCAGCGTCCAAATTGAGAGCTTTCGCTCCGTTTTGGGTAGCCATCTTGAAAACTGTTCTTGCATCGGCAAGGGTGGGGTTTAAATTGTGAACCTTGTGGAGTAATGCCGAGATTTTCATCTCCTCTATCATGTCCAAGTTGTTGTTGCTTGCTGCTCCATCCGTGCCCAGTGCTATGTTAACTCCAGCTCTAAGGAGCTTCCCCAAGGGCATTACACCGCTGGCGAGCTTCATGTTGCTTGCAGGATTATGAACTACCGTAACTTTCCTTTTGGCCAGGATTTCGATCTCCCTATCAGTTAACCACACCCCATGGGCCGCTATAACATCGCTTTTCAAGAAACCCAACTCGTCCAAAAACTCCACCGGGGTTTTACCGTATTTTTCCTTTATCTGTTTTACCTCATCTCTTGTCTCGTTTACGTGTATCGTTATTCTCTTTTTACTTTCATCGGCTTTTTCCCTGACCCATTTCAAAAGCTCTGGAGAGCACGTGTAAGGAGCGTGGGGTCCAAAGAGGAACCCTATCCTTGAAGAATCTAACTTCTCGATAAACTCCAAGAGTTTGAGGGTTTCTTTGATCTCAGCATTCCTCTTTTCTTCATCTCCAAGATCCACCATGCCATAGCTCAGATAGGCTCTTATTCCAGCCTCCTCAGAGGCCTTTGCAACCTCCTCCATGTGGAAGTACATATCAACAAAGGCCGTTGTTCCACTCTTTATCATCTCAAGGATTCCAAGGAGGGCGCCCCAGTATATGTGTTCCGGCTTGAGCTTTCTTTCCATTGGCCAGATGTAGTTTTGAAGCCATTTCATAAGGGGCAGGTCATCGGCAAGACCCCTTAGAAGAACCATTGGGGAGTGGGTGTGAGCGTTCACAAATCCGGGAGAAAGGACTTTTCCCTTAGCGTCAATCACATAATCCGCTCCGAGATTGAGGTTTTTCCCAACTTTGGAAATTCTGTTCCCTTCAATGTAAACATCGGCCTTGATAACCTCAAGGTTCTCACCGTGGATTAGGTAGCCATTTTTTATGAGAATGCTCATGGAATCACCCGCAAAATGTAGAAGAGAGAATTAATAAAATTGTTGGATTCAAACGAACATCGTCTTGAGAACATCAGCACAGCCGCACTTTCTCTCTTCTGGAATCTTTGGAATTCCTGCCTTTAAGAGCTTCCTAATTTTTTCATTGTTTTCCTGCATAACTTTGAGCACTTCTTGAGCATCCACCGGCTTCTCAGCCCAGACATCGTAGTCCGTAATTGCTGCAATGTTGACGTAGCACATTCCGAGCTCCCTAGCAAGATTTACCTCCGGCACAAGGGTCATTCCAATTATGTGGGCGAATTGTCTGAACATCATTGACTCAGCCCTCGTGGAAAACCTTGGGCCTTCAATACATACATAGGTTCCCCTCTCATGAACTGGAATGTTTAGTTCTTTGGCGGTTTCGTAGAAAATCTTCCTCATCTCCGGGCAGAAGGGGTCGGCCATTGAAACGTGAGCAACCTTTGGGCCATTGTAGAAGGTATAGTCCCTCTTTTTTGTGAAATCGATAAACTGGTCGGTTATAACTATATCCCCCGGCTTGTACTCTTCTCTAAGAGATCCTACAGCAGTAATTCCTACGATTCTCTCGACGCCAAGCTCCTTAAGGGCCCATATATTAGCCCTATAGGGGACCTCGTGGGGTGGAAACTCGTGGTTCTTTCCGTGCCTCGGGATGAAAGCAACCTCAACTCCTTCAATCTCCCCTATTTCCACTGGGGCCGATGGCCTGCCATAGGGAGTGTGCACCTTTATTGCTTCTC
The Thermococcus sp. 2319x1 DNA segment above includes these coding regions:
- a CDS encoding transcriptional regulator, whose translation is MREVLIITEPERIKVLSDQTRFQIVSLLRERPMSVGELAELLRKDRSTIHRHIKALEEAGFVEEIGRDGVERFYSRTARLFLLKPFGEEEDIVAFRMRYLQVEAERIYNLLKKAGFDIKDREEFIELTREVLGDMEDLAREPLKRLENVELTEIELFHVLNMLVFLESCELCEKAKRARELLGIGELK
- a CDS encoding bifunctional ADP-dependent NAD(P)H-hydrate dehydratase/NAD(P)H-hydrate epimerase, whose product is MRIEDVYIWDINAKWLGISPLQLMENAGAGVARAIEEKFGRGLKIAVFSGTGNNGGDGFVVARHLSFENNVTLFLIGDEAKIRSEEAKQNWKILKKLDFITIKVINDSSQIRELSLEGFDVIVDALLGAGTKGEPKEPIRSAIEKINEYAGRAKIVSVDLPSGYPSGVHVKCDFAVTFQWDKEEYRDFERVVAKIGYPRELYHLVGPGDAKFALQKKGEHKGQNGKLLIIGGSEDYFGAPYLAAKAASYIVDLVYLAMPEDSARRINDPNIILRPFDGKNFTKEDVEDVLSIADGVDAVILGPGIGEKAETKDFVVEFLRWCEKPVVIDADALKAVAGDLDVLKGKKFVLTPHAGEFRILFGEKPEGSLEEKAKLVIEKANAVGGTILLKGIYDIISDGKVWKYNKTGNRGMTTGGTGDVLSGIVGALLALGNPPLRAASVGAFLNGLAGDMVKEERGENFTALDVAEKVPQAIKWVEEF
- a CDS encoding DUF211 domain-containing protein, whose translation is MAKGIRLLVLDVLKPHQPMVTELALGLSELRGVEGVNITLVEIDKETENVKITIVGDNLNYEEIVRTIEEFGGVVHSIDMVAAGKKIIEESETPQDRLEEY
- a CDS encoding winged helix-turn-helix domain-containing protein, whose product is MKKKVKLITDPEVIKLMLEDTRRQILKLLRSKEMTISQLSEILGKTPQTIYHHIEKLKEAGLVEVKRTEMKGNLVEKYYGRTADVFYINLYLGDEELRYLARSRLKTKLDVFKALGYEFDEEELLNIMDRLLEKEHSYTAKISAEIEEKEEALKEFSNEDIIHAIDWLTMAELGRDEEAIELLRKLGEILKKE
- a CDS encoding amidohydrolase family protein, which produces MSILIKNGYLIHGENLEVIKADVYIEGNRISKVGKNLNLGADYVIDAKGKVLSPGFVNAHTHSPMVLLRGLADDLPLMKWLQNYIWPMERKLKPEHIYWGALLGILEMIKSGTTAFVDMYFHMEEVAKASEEAGIRAYLSYGMVDLGDEEKRNAEIKETLKLLEFIEKLDSSRIGFLFGPHAPYTCSPELLKWVREKADESKKRITIHVNETRDEVKQIKEKYGKTPVEFLDELGFLKSDVIAAHGVWLTDREIEILAKRKVTVVHNPASNMKLASGVMPLGKLLRAGVNIALGTDGAASNNNLDMIEEMKISALLHKVHNLNPTLADARTVFKMATQNGAKALNLDAGVIKEGMFADIVIFDFNKPHLRPITNVLSHVVYSANGNDVETTIINGEIVMLDGEVLTIDEEKVLDKVQKIVDELR
- a CDS encoding molybdopterin-dependent oxidoreductase, with the translated sequence MVGIVERKLIVAAVSLVVLAVFTVAKVGLEMETSQVSEEKNSPDSSYEEILTGGENTSREADEWVIEITGLVERPMNITLSQLKEMPQTAVFSELYCVAYPGKARKQGLWKGVKLSYILEQAGVKDGAIKVAFYAKDGFTTDLTLEEALTNDELIIAYEFNNKPIEPRLVAPDMWGYKWIKYLIKIEVVDYNFLGTYESEGYPDDAYIGEKP
- a CDS encoding acetate--CoA ligase family protein, which translates into the protein MNLDFLFYPRSVAVIGASNKEGKIGNAIMKSLIKSGFKGKIYPVNVKESEVMGIKAYRSVLEIPEEVDVAVIAIPGRFVPQVLEECGQKGVKGAVVISAGFKEAGNVELEEKLVEVARKWGIRVVGPNCLGITNIENGFDCTFNPPERQARPEFGGIAFMSQSGAFGAAILDWAARHEVGMSKFISLGNMADLDESDFMEYLKDDKATKVITAYLEGVKDGRKFLKAARDTTKKKPVVILKSGRTEAGAKAAASHTGSLAGSYAIYKAAFEQTGVLEAKSMRQLFNYAKALAMQKPAKGDRIAIVTNGGGAGVMMSDGILEAGLKMAELSEETKEKFARAIEEGKLPEHMSYKNPIDIIGDAPSSRYEIAMRYALEDENVDVLAVIALFQSPALDEGIVEKVGEMQKYGKPIVFVAPGGEFPEKMARRIEKTGVPVFETVEDGVDAVYALVKYGQYLREML
- a CDS encoding S-methyl-5'-thioadenosine phosphorylase, encoding MPKIGIIGGSGVYGVFEPREAIKVHTPYGRPSAPVEIGEIEGVEVAFIPRHGKNHEFPPHEVPYRANIWALKELGVERIVGITAVGSLREEYKPGDIVITDQFIDFTKKRDYTFYNGPKVAHVSMADPFCPEMRKIFYETAKELNIPVHERGTYVCIEGPRFSTRAESMMFRQFAHIIGMTLVPEVNLARELGMCYVNIAAITDYDVWAEKPVDAQEVLKVMQENNEKIRKLLKAGIPKIPEERKCGCADVLKTMFV
- a CDS encoding [protein ADP-ribosylglutamate] hydrolase, giving the protein MELNFGSLTFKVTQGDITRFPAEAIVNAANKYLEHGGGVAYSIAKAATGDVREYIRISKEAMKEQIGRDWIEHGEVVVTPAMKMEQYGIKYIIHTVGPYCGGRWEKDKKEKLKKAILGALRKAEELEVKSIAFPAISAGIYGCPFEEVVKTFVETVKGFSREAKSVEEVYLVLYSEKDYERALKTLAV
- a CDS encoding alpha-amylase — its product is MGAKIRTTAIFVALVLFMGVFAVPARAETLENGGVIMQAFYWDVPAGGIWWDTIRSKIPEWHDAGISAIWIPPASKGMSGGYSMGYDPYDFFDLGEYYQQGTVETRFGSKEELVRMINTAHSYGMKVIADIVINHRAGGDLEWNPFVGGYTWTDFSKVASGKYTANYLDFHPNEVKCCDEGTFGGFPDIAHEKRWDQYWLWASSESYASYLRSIGVDAWRFDYVKGYGAWVVKDWLNWWGGWAVGEYWDTNVNALLNWAYASGAKVFDFPLYYKMDEAFDNKNIPALVYALQNGGTVVSRDPFKAVTFVANHDTDIIWNKYPAYAFILTYEGQPVIFYRDYEEWLNKDRLKNLIWIHDHLAGGSTSIVYYDSDELIFVRNGYGSKPGLITYINLGSSKAGRWVYVPKFSGSCIHEYTGNLGGWVDKYVYSSGWVYLEAPAHDPTNGHYGYSVWSYCGVG